A genomic stretch from Bacillus sp. N1-1 includes:
- a CDS encoding DUF4870 domain-containing protein, with protein MEAGNNPEKMPPTPRKTSSGLEENVAGLLTYVLGFVTGIIFLLIEKDNKFVRFHAMQSIVVFGAFFVISLVLNVVPVIGTIVSVLILPPLSLIVWIVLMVKAYQGNRYKLPIAGDFSEKQLAKMK; from the coding sequence GTGGAGGCAGGGAATAATCCAGAAAAAATGCCGCCAACCCCACGAAAAACATCTAGCGGATTGGAGGAAAACGTCGCAGGACTGTTGACCTATGTGTTAGGGTTTGTCACTGGAATTATTTTTTTGTTAATCGAAAAAGATAACAAGTTTGTTCGCTTTCACGCCATGCAATCAATTGTTGTGTTCGGAGCTTTCTTCGTTATAAGTCTTGTGTTGAATGTTGTACCTGTCATCGGCACGATCGTTTCTGTTCTGATTTTACCTCCTCTTAGCTTAATTGTTTGGATTGTTTTAATGGTAAAAGCCTATCAGGGAAATCGTTATAAGCTTCCTATCGCTGGCGACTTTTCGGAAAAGCAGTTAGCAAAAATGAAGTGA
- a CDS encoding histidine phosphatase family protein: MQTEIYLVRHAHSTYSPDEYGRELSSDGQHDQKLLTHQMNERHVDVILSSPYKRAIQTVEGIALQHNKDIQIIEAFKERTLAGKPVENFQEAIETVWLNESYAHPGGESNEEARSRGIYAMKDVLKTYEGKSIVIGTHGNLLALIISHFDQKYDVTFWRSLDMPDVYCLAFEEETLINVERIWERAN; encoded by the coding sequence ATGCAAACAGAAATCTATCTCGTTCGCCATGCGCACTCGACCTATTCACCAGATGAATACGGTCGTGAGTTATCCTCCGATGGCCAACACGATCAGAAATTGTTAACGCACCAGATGAACGAAAGGCACGTCGACGTGATCCTTTCTAGTCCATACAAGCGAGCGATTCAAACAGTTGAAGGCATCGCTCTACAGCACAATAAGGACATTCAAATCATCGAAGCATTTAAAGAAAGAACGCTTGCCGGAAAGCCGGTTGAAAATTTCCAGGAAGCGATAGAAACCGTTTGGCTTAATGAATCCTATGCGCATCCAGGTGGTGAATCAAACGAAGAAGCGCGTAGTCGTGGCATTTATGCAATGAAGGATGTGCTAAAAACATATGAAGGAAAAAGCATCGTCATTGGAACTCATGGAAATTTGCTTGCATTAATCATAAGTCATTTCGATCAGAAGTACGATGTCACCTTCTGGCGTAGTCTTGATATGCCTGATGTGTATTGCCTGGCGTTTGAAGAAGAAACCTTGATAAACGTCGAGAGAATATGGGAGAGAGCAAACTAA
- a CDS encoding bifunctional glycosyltransferase family 2 protein/CDP-glycerol:glycerophosphate glycerophosphotransferase, giving the protein MGQISVIVTVYNKEDYIQKCLDSLLQQSYQDFEIILINDASTDRSKEIIERYHDPRMSCYHLDTNVGVSKTRNMGIDHASNEFIYFMDGDDYLAPYTLELLLSNVGEDPLIGASIFKAGKIDIPTEIGEDSYHLRRLRGGRKIKALRRRSATNFLIRKDFVEWHQLRFDEEATFYTDLSFSIPAIVNSEEIPMISGVPTYLKGECYDPIDHPTLMLHSVEEKLPDLFYIYHKMKLSYGETKSISRYLDLLLLNYYSKSITNKATKEPSVLFDHFTALKNCLALVAPGRIKRRNLVERREHRLLQKGKKEAVLKSMKFRVRLRQWRRALRKKHLLMRQLYRTVLVKMPMKERKVLLESFGGKGYSDSPRYIYEELLKSNQKYDYLWVYDKQKKDIPGNPKQVRRLSPAYYYHLATAKYWVSNARMPNFAIKRPETVYLQTWHGTPLKKLAADMKEVRMPGTTTEKYKRNFYNEAQKWDYLVSPNDYSTQIFRRAFKFGKEVLDVGYPRNDILYLPDEEKKGRQQEIKAKLDIPADKKVILYAPTWRDDEFHGKGQYKFDLKLDLKEMQERLGDQYVIALRMHYLVAEHIDTTGMSDFVYNLSDYGDIAELYLLSDVLITDYSSVFFDYANLRRPILFFTYDIEKYRDSLRGFYMDFENEAPGPLLKTSEGVLDAIENLERIEIEYESKFNAFYDKYCHLDDGYAAKKVINRVFEPEKAEV; this is encoded by the coding sequence ATGGGACAAATTAGTGTAATAGTAACCGTTTATAATAAAGAAGATTATATTCAAAAATGCCTTGATTCTTTGCTTCAGCAGTCTTATCAGGATTTTGAGATTATCCTGATCAATGACGCTTCAACTGATCGTAGTAAAGAAATCATCGAGCGTTATCATGACCCAAGAATGAGTTGCTATCATTTAGACACAAATGTTGGTGTCTCAAAAACGCGTAATATGGGAATTGACCATGCTTCAAATGAGTTCATCTATTTTATGGACGGTGACGATTACCTGGCCCCATATACACTGGAACTTCTTCTAAGCAATGTTGGAGAAGACCCTCTTATTGGCGCGTCTATTTTTAAAGCTGGTAAAATTGACATTCCTACAGAAATTGGAGAAGATTCTTACCACTTACGGAGATTAAGAGGCGGTAGAAAGATTAAAGCTCTTCGCCGCAGAAGTGCGACGAATTTCTTAATTCGAAAAGACTTTGTTGAATGGCATCAGCTTCGTTTCGATGAAGAAGCGACGTTTTACACGGATTTATCATTCTCCATACCTGCGATTGTCAATTCGGAAGAGATTCCGATGATTTCAGGAGTTCCGACTTATTTAAAAGGGGAATGTTACGATCCAATTGACCATCCAACTTTAATGTTGCATTCGGTTGAGGAGAAGCTACCTGACTTATTTTATATTTATCACAAGATGAAGCTATCTTATGGCGAAACGAAAAGCATTAGCCGTTATTTGGACTTGCTTTTGTTGAACTATTACTCAAAAAGTATTACAAATAAAGCGACGAAAGAACCATCCGTTTTGTTTGATCATTTTACTGCTTTAAAAAACTGTCTTGCCCTCGTAGCTCCTGGAAGGATTAAGCGAAGAAATTTAGTTGAACGAAGAGAACATCGCCTTCTGCAAAAAGGTAAAAAAGAAGCGGTTCTGAAGTCAATGAAGTTTCGCGTTCGCTTAAGACAGTGGCGAAGGGCGCTAAGAAAGAAACATTTACTCATGCGCCAGCTATACCGAACTGTTCTTGTGAAAATGCCAATGAAAGAACGAAAAGTGTTGCTTGAAAGTTTTGGCGGCAAAGGCTACTCAGATAGTCCACGGTATATTTATGAAGAGCTGTTGAAAAGTAACCAGAAATACGATTACTTGTGGGTTTATGATAAACAGAAAAAGGACATTCCCGGTAATCCGAAGCAGGTTCGTCGATTAAGTCCAGCTTATTATTATCACCTGGCAACGGCGAAATACTGGGTATCGAACGCCAGAATGCCGAATTTTGCTATTAAACGTCCTGAAACGGTGTACTTGCAAACGTGGCACGGTACGCCACTTAAGAAGCTTGCGGCTGATATGAAAGAAGTCCGTATGCCGGGTACAACAACAGAAAAATACAAGCGAAATTTTTATAATGAAGCCCAAAAATGGGACTATCTTGTTTCACCAAATGATTATTCTACACAAATCTTTAGAAGAGCGTTTAAGTTTGGAAAAGAAGTGCTTGATGTTGGTTATCCGAGAAATGATATTCTCTACCTTCCAGATGAAGAAAAGAAAGGCCGACAGCAGGAAATTAAGGCGAAGCTCGATATCCCGGCAGATAAGAAGGTCATCCTGTATGCGCCAACGTGGCGTGATGATGAGTTTCATGGGAAAGGGCAGTATAAATTTGATTTAAAGCTAGATCTAAAGGAAATGCAGGAGCGCCTTGGAGATCAGTATGTGATTGCTCTACGAATGCACTATCTAGTTGCTGAGCACATCGATACCACAGGTATGAGCGATTTTGTTTATAACCTCTCTGACTATGGCGATATTGCTGAACTGTATTTGCTGTCAGATGTGTTAATTACCGATTACTCATCCGTTTTCTTTGATTACGCAAACCTGCGTCGTCCTATTCTTTTTTTCACTTATGACATCGAAAAATATCGCGATTCGCTTCGCGGATTTTATATGGATTTTGAAAATGAAGCACCTGGACCACTGTTGAAAACATCCGAAGGTGTCCTCGATGCTA
- a CDS encoding L-cystine transporter has translation MDTFLVIVNIAILLVLIGVLIKMQQKHVSFSKRVFAGLGFGVALGVYLQIAFGASSEIVSQTSDWYSIVGSGYVRLLMMIVIPLVMVSIIQSITNLEKTSELGKMSGWIIGILVSTAMVAAIVGVGSSLIFDLNAEQIEAGQAEQDRGSYLEETLGSVKDMSTPDKILAFIPANPFEDMTGARPTSTIAVVIFSAIVGIAALGVRRKNPEQAAVFTKGVNAVYAIVMRIVTLVLRLTPFGIMGLMATTVAQTNVAGILELGKFVLASYLALLVMFIIHLILIATGGLNPLTYLKKVLPVLTFAFTSRSSAGTIPLNISAQKNSLGVDEGTANMSASFGATIGQNGCAGIYPAMLAVMIAPTVGIDPLSPGFLIQLVLIVGISSFGVAGVGGGATFAALIVLSSMNLPVYLAGLLISVEPLIDMGRTALNVNGAMTSGTLTSRILGKFNHDKFNDSNAIEKDIAV, from the coding sequence ATGGATACATTTTTAGTTATTGTGAATATTGCTATTTTACTTGTTCTTATTGGTGTTTTAATTAAGATGCAGCAGAAGCATGTATCTTTTAGTAAGCGGGTTTTTGCCGGATTAGGTTTCGGTGTAGCGCTTGGGGTTTACTTACAAATTGCGTTTGGTGCTAGTTCAGAGATTGTTAGTCAAACATCTGATTGGTATAGCATTGTAGGAAGCGGATATGTTCGCTTGCTAATGATGATTGTTATTCCGCTCGTTATGGTTTCGATCATTCAATCGATTACAAATCTTGAGAAGACGTCAGAGCTTGGAAAGATGTCAGGTTGGATCATTGGCATTCTTGTCTCCACTGCAATGGTTGCGGCAATCGTTGGAGTCGGAAGCTCGCTTATTTTTGACTTGAATGCCGAGCAAATTGAAGCGGGGCAAGCAGAGCAGGACCGAGGAAGTTATCTTGAAGAAACGCTTGGTAGCGTAAAGGATATGAGTACTCCAGATAAGATTCTTGCTTTCATTCCTGCTAATCCGTTTGAAGACATGACTGGAGCTCGTCCAACCTCCACGATTGCGGTCGTTATTTTCTCAGCAATCGTAGGGATTGCAGCGCTTGGCGTACGACGGAAAAATCCTGAGCAAGCGGCAGTTTTCACGAAGGGTGTTAATGCCGTTTATGCAATCGTGATGCGTATCGTTACGCTTGTTCTTCGGTTAACGCCTTTTGGCATCATGGGCTTAATGGCAACAACGGTGGCTCAGACGAACGTAGCCGGTATTCTTGAACTCGGAAAATTCGTTCTCGCATCGTATCTCGCCTTACTTGTGATGTTTATCATTCATTTGATTTTGATTGCAACTGGTGGATTAAATCCCCTCACGTATTTGAAAAAGGTTCTACCTGTTCTTACATTTGCTTTTACATCACGCTCAAGCGCAGGGACAATTCCGTTAAATATTTCTGCGCAGAAAAATAGCCTTGGCGTTGACGAAGGAACGGCGAATATGTCAGCTTCGTTTGGCGCTACGATCGGTCAAAATGGTTGCGCAGGCATTTATCCTGCGATGCTCGCGGTTATGATCGCACCAACAGTTGGCATTGATCCGCTTAGCCCAGGATTTTTAATTCAGCTTGTGCTTATCGTTGGCATTAGTTCATTTGGTGTCGCTGGTGTTGGCGGCGGAGCCACTTTTGCAGCATTAATCGTCCTTTCTTCGATGAACTTACCGGTTTACTTAGCAGGACTTCTTATTTCTGTGGAGCCTCTCATTGATATGGGACGTACGGCTCTTAACGTAAACGGTGCAATGACATCAGGAACGCTCACTTCCCGTATTCTTGGGAAATTTAATCATGATAAATTTAACGATTCTAACGCAATTGAAAAAGATATTGCTGTATAA
- the galU gene encoding UTP--glucose-1-phosphate uridylyltransferase GalU produces MRVRKAIIPAAGLGTRFLPATKAQPKEMLPIVDKPTIQYIVEEAVAAGIEDIIIVSGRGKRAIEDHFDKSYELEETLIKKQKEAMLKEVQQISNLANIHYIRQKEPKGLGHAINCASRFIGNEPFAVLLGDDIVKSEQPCIGQLMDSYNRYRTSIVGVQQVADEAVSKYGIIAPKGEQIDNGIIPIKSLVEKPSLEEAPSNYAILGRYILTPEIFSILENLPKGAGGEIQLTDAIKVLNEQQAVFAHEFEGHRYDVGDKFGFIKATVDFALTRPDLQKDVMDYLKQVVDQELSTKK; encoded by the coding sequence ATGAGAGTAAGGAAGGCTATTATACCTGCCGCTGGTCTTGGAACAAGGTTCTTACCGGCAACTAAGGCGCAGCCAAAAGAAATGCTACCAATCGTGGACAAGCCAACGATTCAATATATTGTAGAAGAGGCTGTTGCCGCTGGAATTGAAGATATTATCATCGTTAGCGGTCGCGGAAAGCGCGCTATTGAAGACCATTTTGACAAATCCTATGAGCTTGAAGAAACGCTTATTAAGAAACAAAAAGAAGCGATGTTAAAAGAAGTTCAGCAAATATCTAATTTAGCTAACATTCACTATATCCGTCAAAAAGAACCAAAAGGTCTTGGACATGCGATTAACTGCGCAAGTCGTTTTATCGGTAATGAGCCTTTCGCAGTTCTCCTTGGAGACGACATTGTCAAATCAGAGCAGCCATGTATTGGCCAGCTCATGGATAGCTACAACCGTTATCGTACTTCGATTGTAGGTGTTCAACAAGTAGCGGACGAAGCCGTATCAAAATACGGGATTATCGCTCCAAAAGGAGAACAAATCGACAACGGTATTATTCCAATTAAATCTCTTGTTGAGAAACCTTCCCTTGAAGAAGCACCGTCTAACTACGCGATTTTAGGACGTTACATCTTAACTCCTGAAATATTCTCCATCCTTGAAAACCTTCCTAAAGGTGCTGGTGGAGAAATTCAGCTTACGGACGCGATTAAAGTATTAAATGAACAGCAAGCAGTTTTTGCTCATGAATTCGAAGGTCACCGTTATGACGTTGGAGATAAATTCGGTTTCATTAAAGCAACCGTTGACTTTGCTTTAACTCGTCCAGATTTACAAAAAGATGTGATGGACTACCTGAAGCAAGTGGTTGATCAAGAATTATCAACCAAAAAATAA
- a CDS encoding CDP-alcohol phosphatidyltransferase family protein translates to MKNGQELLPTTFLDNETILSYRKQSQTLSYKEDLWSWYVLRRMSIYITILFIKMRIKPNTVSWMSAFFMIISGLSLMIATPLSIVLAALFYNIGYLFDCVDGEVARITKQTSSKGYYIDIIIQAAALPVFLSMVLTVLRQAGMLDVNLLEMTIVYVTFVAIIMALLVPIAYQLTKLTMSQSTTQDPVNSIRDGSLFFDIVAVLLGLPGFYVTAVFIVLIEQVTGAEFLLYYISFFLAMLVIKTGLRVIITSRSFDKG, encoded by the coding sequence ATGAAAAATGGGCAAGAATTACTACCGACCACATTTCTTGATAATGAGACGATTCTTTCTTATCGAAAGCAATCTCAAACTTTAAGTTATAAAGAAGATTTATGGTCATGGTATGTACTGCGGCGAATGTCGATTTATATTACCATTTTGTTTATTAAAATGCGTATAAAACCAAATACGGTAAGCTGGATGAGTGCATTCTTTATGATTATCTCAGGCTTATCGCTAATGATTGCTACACCGCTATCGATTGTTCTTGCTGCGCTGTTCTATAACATTGGTTATTTATTTGATTGTGTCGATGGTGAAGTTGCTAGAATTACGAAGCAAACGTCATCTAAAGGATATTATATCGACATTATTATACAAGCTGCAGCATTGCCAGTCTTTTTGTCAATGGTTTTAACAGTCTTAAGACAAGCAGGAATGCTTGATGTGAATCTGCTTGAAATGACCATTGTCTATGTAACATTCGTAGCGATTATCATGGCTTTACTCGTTCCAATTGCTTATCAATTAACGAAGCTAACGATGTCACAATCGACCACTCAGGATCCTGTAAATTCGATTCGAGATGGTTCATTATTTTTTGATATTGTAGCTGTTCTGCTTGGCCTACCGGGCTTCTATGTTACAGCTGTGTTCATTGTTTTGATTGAACAGGTAACAGGCGCAGAGTTTCTACTTTACTATATATCCTTTTTCCTCGCCATGCTTGTGATAAAGACAGGCCTGCGCGTCATTATTACATCACGCTCATTTGATAAAGGATAG
- the tagD gene encoding glycerol-3-phosphate cytidylyltransferase, which yields MKKVLTYGTFDLLHWGHINLLKRAKDLGDYLIVAISTDEFNEIKNKKAYHSYENRKMILEAIRYVDEVIPEEHWEQKVDDVKNNDVDIFVMGDDWEGKFDFLKDHCEVVYLPRTAGISTTKIKKELLVSNG from the coding sequence ATGAAGAAGGTTTTGACTTACGGTACGTTTGATTTATTGCATTGGGGACATATTAATTTATTAAAGAGAGCAAAGGATCTTGGCGACTATCTTATAGTAGCCATCTCAACTGATGAATTTAACGAAATCAAAAATAAAAAAGCGTATCATAGCTATGAAAATCGCAAAATGATTCTAGAAGCGATTCGCTACGTGGATGAAGTCATTCCAGAAGAACATTGGGAACAAAAAGTAGATGATGTGAAAAACAATGATGTTGATATTTTCGTCATGGGCGATGATTGGGAAGGGAAGTTCGACTTCTTGAAAGATCATTGTGAAGTTGTTTATCTTCCTCGTACGGCAGGAATTTCAACAACGAAAATCAAGAAAGAGTTACTTGTATCTAACGGCTAA
- a CDS encoding iron-containing alcohol dehydrogenase family protein, with protein sequence MESIQVRATPGHYECRSGVLQELPRLLQEGSFEKVFILSGHHSWEAAQEYFPDLSGFHTAYSTYSGECSETEIARQAELASIHDADLILGVGGGKVLDVAKAVGHEVNKDVALVPTLASTCAATTPLSVKYSDEGEFITYTIFPRSTYLVLVEPEILLQSPIAYLRAGIGDTLAKWYEARALIEGLPSTPLSVQLAYEVAKSCRDVLVKDGEQAVFDQQRGHLSDAFTRVIETNLLSGGMVGGLGDRYGRIAGAHSIHNGLTHVAEAHSFLHGEKVAYGILVQLVLEGEWAEVRGLFSFYEQIGLPLSLESLGVASANVEGVGDVIAEYATKEGESIHFPTASPVSKSDVVEAILGLEALQLTLS encoded by the coding sequence ATGGAATCGATACAAGTAAGAGCAACGCCTGGCCACTATGAATGTCGATCGGGCGTGCTTCAAGAATTACCGCGGCTACTTCAGGAAGGAAGTTTTGAGAAGGTATTTATTCTTTCAGGGCATCACTCTTGGGAAGCGGCTCAAGAATACTTCCCGGATTTGTCTGGTTTTCATACGGCGTACTCTACGTACAGTGGGGAATGTTCTGAAACAGAAATTGCAAGACAAGCTGAATTAGCAAGCATTCACGATGCTGATTTGATTTTAGGTGTTGGGGGCGGAAAAGTTCTCGATGTTGCCAAAGCCGTTGGTCACGAAGTTAATAAAGATGTAGCACTCGTGCCAACACTTGCTTCAACTTGTGCAGCGACAACGCCACTTAGCGTGAAATATTCAGATGAAGGCGAATTTATTACGTATACTATTTTTCCAAGAAGTACATATCTTGTTCTTGTAGAGCCTGAAATTCTTTTGCAATCGCCAATCGCTTATTTACGAGCAGGGATTGGTGATACGCTTGCCAAATGGTACGAAGCGAGAGCATTAATTGAAGGGCTACCTTCTACGCCTTTGTCTGTACAATTAGCATACGAGGTTGCTAAAAGCTGCCGCGATGTGCTTGTGAAGGATGGTGAACAAGCGGTTTTTGATCAGCAAAGAGGTCATTTGAGCGATGCATTTACTCGAGTTATTGAAACGAATCTTTTATCTGGAGGAATGGTAGGTGGGCTTGGTGATCGCTATGGACGAATTGCTGGAGCGCACTCCATTCATAACGGGTTAACGCATGTTGCGGAAGCACATTCTTTTCTTCATGGTGAAAAAGTTGCGTACGGTATTTTAGTACAGCTTGTACTAGAAGGAGAGTGGGCAGAAGTAAGAGGGTTGTTTTCTTTCTATGAGCAAATTGGTTTGCCGCTCTCATTAGAGTCACTTGGGGTTGCATCTGCAAATGTGGAAGGCGTCGGTGATGTGATTGCTGAATACGCGACCAAAGAAGGAGAGTCGATTCACTTTCCAACGGCTTCACCTGTTTCGAAAAGTGATGTCGTTGAAGCGATCCTGGGATTAGAAGCTTTGCAACTGACGTTAAGCTGA
- a CDS encoding LuxR C-terminal-related transcriptional regulator, with translation MVLPDNPNHDQNQMKAFPFNITREKELASFSRLLDHSGSGILSVYGQPGTGKSELMTHYQKEANDRGVVFYLVNAQYSKAEPSAFLQLLLDQMGASNVYISPLEAIHMHIQHLEKQGIRFVIAIDSYERFEKLDEWFRQSFLPSLPSSSILIFCGRKQLNASWRASIWYPFITSIELRGFSMGQFDSVFQTLDPELIQLAWQFSSGNPYALSLCVQKLNETQEWNERDEQKIYRTVVKEWLSELEDDQLLPYIEVASIGRYIQQEKLEVMLDRSISRKDFEALISLSFFEETEAGWQLNTLFQRAMRDDLRRRKPSYYHQLWKRALLYCRSFFDHDRIADSTEISEFFYLLGEPMMQASLFDHDTLSTYTMTSANQDDWNEILPYLEENTLISEDLQTSFVDDQTGQTFTYFIPKNQNKQVFMTKEMIESVGVRHVKLLRQRDGIVRGIAFLLPIQSNTLRKLQSSPVTRSYFKRISPAEEKRILSQDSPSGWVIRYLGVKNPKQMEDRKALLYHLLPLVLTEGILVASTPLPFYQDLLEQFRFNEIPEAMHFDYGPDRASKTYELDLRNARLSHYLETFANALGVNLSETPQHHFQFTTREQEVVSLVIQGYSNAKLAQTLSLSEVTIKKHLSRIYEKTGVKNRTQLTRVMLERK, from the coding sequence ATGGTCCTTCCAGATAACCCCAATCATGATCAAAATCAGATGAAGGCTTTTCCATTTAATATTACGAGAGAAAAAGAATTAGCTAGCTTCTCTCGCTTACTAGACCATAGTGGAAGTGGTATTCTTTCAGTCTATGGTCAACCAGGTACCGGGAAAAGCGAATTAATGACTCACTATCAAAAAGAAGCTAATGATCGTGGCGTCGTTTTTTATCTTGTTAATGCACAATATTCAAAAGCCGAGCCATCTGCTTTTCTTCAACTATTGCTTGACCAGATGGGTGCCTCCAACGTATACATTTCACCACTTGAAGCCATTCATATGCACATCCAACATCTAGAGAAACAAGGAATTCGCTTTGTCATTGCGATTGATTCCTACGAACGATTTGAAAAATTAGATGAATGGTTTAGACAGTCCTTTCTTCCTTCGCTACCCTCTTCCAGCATACTCATTTTCTGCGGTCGTAAGCAGCTTAATGCATCTTGGAGAGCGTCAATCTGGTATCCCTTCATCACATCAATTGAGTTAAGAGGATTTAGCATGGGGCAATTCGATTCTGTGTTCCAAACACTAGATCCGGAACTCATACAGCTAGCCTGGCAATTTTCAAGCGGTAATCCTTATGCCTTATCGCTTTGCGTACAGAAATTAAATGAAACACAAGAATGGAATGAAAGAGATGAACAAAAAATTTATCGTACCGTTGTAAAGGAATGGCTCAGTGAACTTGAAGATGACCAGCTCCTTCCTTACATAGAAGTAGCATCAATCGGTCGCTACATTCAGCAGGAAAAACTTGAGGTAATGCTTGATCGATCGATATCACGAAAAGATTTTGAAGCGCTCATCTCTCTTTCCTTTTTTGAAGAAACAGAAGCCGGCTGGCAGTTAAATACCCTTTTCCAACGCGCAATGCGAGATGACCTTAGAAGAAGGAAGCCCTCTTATTATCATCAGCTCTGGAAGCGCGCTTTGCTCTATTGTCGTTCCTTTTTTGACCATGATCGAATAGCGGATTCTACGGAAATTAGTGAGTTTTTTTATTTGCTAGGTGAACCTATGATGCAAGCGTCGTTATTTGATCATGATACGTTATCAACTTATACAATGACTTCAGCAAATCAGGATGATTGGAATGAGATCCTTCCATATTTAGAAGAGAATACTCTTATCAGTGAAGACCTGCAGACTTCGTTTGTGGATGATCAAACTGGACAGACGTTCACATACTTTATTCCTAAAAACCAAAACAAGCAGGTTTTTATGACGAAAGAAATGATCGAGTCTGTTGGAGTTCGCCACGTGAAGTTGCTTCGACAAAGAGATGGAATCGTCAGGGGAATTGCTTTTTTGCTCCCCATTCAGTCAAACACGCTTAGAAAATTGCAGAGCAGTCCTGTGACAAGAAGTTATTTCAAGAGGATCTCCCCCGCTGAAGAAAAGCGCATTCTTTCACAAGATTCGCCATCCGGCTGGGTGATTCGATACCTTGGCGTGAAAAATCCAAAACAGATGGAAGATCGAAAAGCACTCCTTTACCACCTTCTTCCTCTTGTGCTAACCGAAGGGATTCTTGTTGCTTCAACGCCCCTTCCTTTTTATCAAGATTTGTTAGAACAGTTTCGGTTTAATGAAATTCCAGAAGCTATGCATTTTGATTATGGCCCTGATCGAGCTTCTAAAACATATGAGCTTGATTTACGAAATGCTCGTCTCTCTCACTATCTTGAAACGTTCGCAAATGCTCTTGGTGTTAATCTATCTGAGACGCCGCAGCACCACTTTCAATTCACTACTCGTGAGCAGGAAGTTGTTTCACTTGTGATACAAGGATATTCTAATGCCAAACTTGCACAGACTCTTTCCTTAAGCGAAGTTACAATTAAAAAACATCTTAGCCGTATTTATGAGAAAACCGGTGTTAAAAACCGGACTCAGCTTACGCGTGTGATGCTTGAAAGAAAATAG
- a CDS encoding glycosyltransferase family 2 protein, with amino-acid sequence MKELFFSVLLVVKNEERYIRKLLEGVLQQEFPQHSYEILVVDGMSSDRTKDIIEDVSMKNPGRIRLFENPKETLPTGWNLAIQNAKGKYILRVDGHTMIPKGFLKGYYDLIQRKPNMDCVGGVIRTEGKGFWGTINAYVYSHPMGVGNSMFRITKSSSKWEGLVDTVPYGAYKREVFQKAGLFNENLRRSEDIEFHARVRNRGGKFYLSSDIASTYFARDSVKTFVQKSYADGKWGIIASRSTKGVMRFRQLAPLMAFLTGTGLGVGALFNDAFLIGLLSLVAIYLMMIGVSSLGVIKQHGFRAYFPTVMQFFLLHFSRGLGLVGGYFSKQYWKVKTGHEKWARITTDHIS; translated from the coding sequence ATGAAAGAATTGTTCTTTTCCGTGCTTCTCGTCGTGAAGAATGAAGAGAGGTATATACGAAAGTTGCTTGAAGGTGTCTTGCAACAGGAGTTTCCTCAGCATTCATATGAAATTCTAGTAGTTGATGGAATGTCGTCCGATCGAACGAAAGATATTATAGAAGATGTCAGTATGAAGAATCCGGGAAGAATTCGATTATTTGAAAACCCAAAAGAAACGTTACCTACGGGATGGAATCTTGCTATTCAGAATGCAAAAGGGAAGTACATTTTGAGAGTAGACGGTCATACGATGATCCCTAAAGGGTTCTTAAAAGGTTACTATGACTTAATTCAACGCAAGCCTAATATGGACTGCGTCGGAGGCGTTATTCGAACAGAAGGAAAAGGGTTTTGGGGAACAATTAATGCGTATGTTTACTCACACCCAATGGGAGTTGGGAACTCAATGTTCCGCATTACAAAAAGCTCCAGTAAATGGGAAGGACTTGTAGATACTGTTCCTTACGGTGCTTACAAGCGTGAAGTATTCCAAAAAGCCGGATTGTTCAACGAAAACTTAAGAAGAAGTGAAGATATAGAATTTCATGCGAGGGTTAGAAATCGAGGCGGAAAGTTTTATTTGTCAAGCGATATTGCTTCCACTTATTTTGCTAGAGATAGTGTGAAAACATTTGTACAAAAGTCTTACGCTGATGGAAAATGGGGTATTATTGCTTCTAGAAGTACAAAAGGTGTGATGAGATTTCGTCAGCTTGCTCCCTTAATGGCATTTCTTACTGGGACAGGTCTTGGAGTCGGAGCATTATTTAATGATGCTTTTCTAATAGGCTTACTATCGCTGGTTGCTATTTATCTGATGATGATCGGAGTTTCTTCACTAGGCGTTATCAAACAACATGGTTTCCGCGCATACTTCCCAACAGTGATGCAGTTCTTTCTGCTCCACTTTTCCAGAGGACTTGGGCTAGTAGGCGGATACTTTAGCAAACAATACTGGAAGGTGAAGACCGGTCATGAAAAATGGGCAAGAATTACTACCGACCACATTTCTTGA